The Leptospira venezuelensis genome contains a region encoding:
- a CDS encoding EAL domain-containing protein → MQNKENGSSDESPKRSVILCVDDELIILRGLKEQLKSAFGKSYQIEAADSAELALQIVEECNQAGIHIPAILSDQVMPGIRGDEFLIRIQETNPNTKKIMLTGQASAESVGNALNKANLYRYLSKPWDSNDLLMTVKEAVRSYESDISLSELNKKLEDALLYNRDSGLPNLESLRRRLDLAAEEKEDSLLALIRIESTSLTTRDFGVSLYKDLMKKFLDSMKSILGSYGEIFHVYEDEVAVLSKVQEEEFLPHLIAFRILLRSDYFTASGISFRINATIATASGKKDLYYKARLALVKASQEPEFDSESGIYSYSEKMDDQDLYKINMDLGKRLNQAIHSGNVVPYFQGIMDNQTGKVEKFECLARIVEDGKVYAPASFLYLAKSTGLLRRISPILFEKALRKFSDSPYSFSINLSETELESPSFPKWASSRMEHYGINPSRVTFEILETASFHGNPERLKVIAELKELGAKIAIDDFGVEHSNFSRLLEIQPDFIKIDGKFIQSLERNRTAFILTSAITELAHRIGAKVVAEFVSTPEELKVVRSLGIEYSQGYLIMQPSPDITPVSIKIIE, encoded by the coding sequence GTGCAAAATAAGGAAAATGGCTCATCAGACGAATCACCTAAAAGATCGGTGATTTTATGTGTCGACGATGAGTTGATCATTTTGAGAGGACTCAAAGAACAACTCAAGTCAGCCTTCGGAAAAAGTTACCAAATAGAAGCTGCGGACAGTGCAGAACTCGCTCTCCAAATAGTAGAAGAATGTAACCAGGCTGGAATTCATATACCTGCAATATTAAGCGATCAAGTCATGCCCGGGATCAGAGGAGATGAATTCCTAATTAGGATCCAAGAGACGAATCCGAATACCAAAAAGATTATGCTCACTGGTCAGGCGAGTGCGGAGTCCGTTGGAAATGCTCTCAATAAGGCAAACTTATATAGATATCTTTCTAAACCCTGGGACTCTAACGATCTACTCATGACGGTAAAAGAAGCGGTACGTTCTTATGAATCAGATATTTCTCTCTCTGAACTCAACAAAAAATTAGAAGACGCGCTTCTTTATAATAGAGACTCAGGACTTCCTAATTTGGAATCCTTAAGAAGAAGATTGGATCTCGCTGCTGAAGAGAAGGAAGATTCTCTTCTTGCATTGATTCGGATCGAATCCACTTCTTTGACTACAAGAGATTTTGGAGTTTCTCTATATAAGGATTTAATGAAGAAGTTCCTAGATTCCATGAAATCTATCCTAGGAAGTTATGGAGAAATTTTCCATGTATATGAGGATGAAGTGGCCGTTCTTTCCAAAGTGCAGGAAGAGGAGTTCCTACCTCATTTAATTGCATTTCGGATACTTCTACGTTCCGATTATTTTACCGCGTCTGGAATTTCTTTCCGGATCAATGCTACGATCGCCACTGCGAGTGGGAAAAAAGATCTGTATTATAAAGCGAGACTCGCGTTAGTCAAAGCAAGCCAAGAACCTGAATTCGATTCAGAATCTGGGATTTATTCCTATTCTGAAAAGATGGACGATCAGGATCTATATAAGATCAATATGGATCTAGGGAAAAGACTAAACCAGGCGATACATTCTGGTAATGTGGTTCCTTACTTCCAAGGGATTATGGACAATCAAACTGGAAAGGTAGAAAAATTCGAATGCCTTGCTAGGATTGTAGAAGATGGAAAAGTATATGCTCCCGCGAGCTTTTTATATTTGGCCAAGTCCACAGGGCTTTTGAGAAGAATTAGTCCTATTCTTTTTGAAAAGGCGCTTCGAAAATTTTCTGATTCACCTTATTCATTCTCCATCAATTTGTCGGAAACAGAATTAGAAAGCCCAAGTTTTCCGAAATGGGCATCATCTCGTATGGAACATTACGGGATTAATCCTTCCAGGGTAACTTTTGAAATTTTAGAAACTGCAAGTTTTCATGGAAATCCGGAAAGACTAAAAGTGATTGCGGAGCTGAAAGAATTAGGAGCAAAAATTGCGATCGATGATTTCGGAGTGGAACATTCCAATTTTTCCAGATTGTTGGAAATCCAACCGGACTTCATCAAGATAGATGGAAAATTTATCCAATCTTTAGAAAGAAATAGGACTGCATTCATTTTAACTTCCGCAATTACAGAACTCGCTCACAGAATTGGGGCAAAAGTTGTAGCAGAATTTGTTTCAACTCCTGAAGAACTGAAAGTTGTACGTTCTCTAGGCATAGAATATTCGCAAGGTTACCTAATTATGCAGCCTTCTCCCGACATAACTCCGGTCTCGATAAAAATTATTGAATAG
- a CDS encoding response regulator — MEKAILFVDDEALILMSMKSQVKRHLGDTYRYETALDASEAMQIIEELVTEGVKILIVISDWLMPNIKGDEFLRIVHQRYPEIQKIIITGHADIASVEALKKEINLYSYLKKPWDEKELVTTITSALK; from the coding sequence GTGGAGAAAGCGATTCTTTTTGTTGATGATGAAGCGCTCATTTTGATGAGTATGAAGTCCCAAGTCAAAAGACATCTGGGTGATACTTATCGTTATGAGACTGCACTAGATGCGTCGGAAGCGATGCAGATCATTGAAGAATTAGTAACAGAGGGAGTCAAGATCCTGATCGTAATTTCTGATTGGTTGATGCCGAATATCAAGGGAGACGAATTTTTGAGAATCGTTCACCAAAGATATCCTGAGATCCAAAAGATCATCATCACAGGTCATGCGGACATTGCTTCCGTCGAAGCTTTAAAGAAAGAGATCAATTTATACAGTTACTTGAAAAAACCTTGGGACGAAA